Proteins from a single region of Canis aureus isolate CA01 chromosome 26, VMU_Caureus_v.1.0, whole genome shotgun sequence:
- the ACSS2 gene encoding acetyl-coenzyme A synthetase, cytoplasmic isoform X3: MKGATTNICYNVLDRIVHEKKLGDKVAFYWEGNEPEETTQITYRELLVQVCRFSNVLQKQGIRKGDRVAIYMPMIPELVVAMLACARLGALHSIVFAGFSAESLCERILDSSCSLLITTDAFYRGEKLVNLKELADEALEKCREKGFRVRCCIVVKHLGRAELGTGDSPSQSPPIKRPCPNVQGKLKEKPKRIWPQISWNQGVDLWWHELMQEAEDECEPEWCDAEDPLFILYTSGSTGKPKGVVHTVGGYMLYVATTFKYVFDFHAEDVFWCTADIGWITGHSYVTYGPLANGATSVLFEGIPTYPDVSRLWNIVDKYKVTKFYTAPTAIRLLMKFGDEPVTRHSRASLQVLGTVGEPINPEAWLWYHRVVGAQRCSIVDTFWQTETGGHMLTPLPGATPMKPGSATFPFFGVAPAILNESGEELEGEAEGYLVFKQPWPGIMRTVYGNHERFEATYFKKFPGYYVTGDGCRRDQDGYYWITGRIDDMLNVSGHLLSTAEVESALVEHEAIAEAAVVGHPHPVKGECLYCFVTLCDGYTFSPTLTEELKKQIREKIGPIATPDYIQNAPGLPKTRSGKIMRRVLRKIAQNDHDLGDTSTVADPTVICQLFNHRCLTIQ, encoded by the exons GGAGGGCAATGAACCAGAGGAGACCACCCAGATCACATATCGTGAGCTTCTGGTCCAAGTGTGTCGATTCAGCAATGTTCTCCAAAAACAGG GCATTCGGAAGGGTGACCGAGTGGCCATCTACATGCCCATGATACCAGAACTCGTGGTGGCCATGTTGGCCTGTGCCCGCCTTGGGGCTCTGCACTCTATTGTG tTTGCAGGCTTCTCTGCAGAGTCTCTATGTGAACGGATCCTGGATTCCAGTTGCAGCCTTCTTATTACTACAG ATGCCTTCTACAGGGGGGAAAAGCTTGTGAACCTGAAGGAACTGGCTGATGAGGCGCTGGAGAAGTGTCGGGAGAA GGGTTTCCGAGTGAGATGCTGCATTGTGGTCAAGCACCTGGGGCGGGCAGAGCTGGGCACAGGTGACTCTCCCAGCCAATCCCCCCCCATTAAGAGGCCATGCCCAAATGTGCAG GGTAAGCTGAAAGAGAAACCCAAGCGCATCTGGCCCCAG ATCTCCTGGAATCAAGGAGTTGATTTGTGGTGGCATGAACTCATGCAAGAGGCAGAGGATGAGTGTGAGCCTGAGTGGTGTGATGCAGAGGACCCACTCTTCATCCTGTACACCAGTGGCTCCACAGGGAAACCCaag GGTGTGGTACACACTGTTGGGGGCTACATGCTCTATGTGGCTACGACCTTCAAGTACGTGTTTGACTTCCACGCGGAGGATGTATTCTGGTGCACAGCAGACATTGGCTGGATTACCGGCCATTCCTACGTCACCTATGGGCCACTGGCCAATGGTGCCACCAGTGTTTTG TTTGAGGGGATTCCCACATACCCGGATGTGAGCCGCCTATGGAACATCGTGGACAAGTACAAGGTGACCAAGTTCTACACAGCACCCACAGCTATCCGCCTGCTTATGAAGTTTGGAGATGAGCCTGTTACCAG GCATAGCCGGGCATCCTTACAGGTGCTAGGCACAGTGGGTGAACCCATTAACCCTGAGGCCTGGCTGTGGTACCACCGAGTGGTGGGTGCTCAGCGCTGTTCCATCGTGGACACCTTCTGGCAGACAGAGACA GGTGGCCATATGCTGACTCCCCTCCCTGGTGCCACACCAATGAAACCTGGTTCTGCT ACCTTTCCATTCTTTGGTGTAGCTCCTGCAATTTTGAATGAGTCTGGGGAAGAGTTGGAAGGTGAAGCTGAAGGTTACCTG GTGTTCAAGCAGCCCTGGCCTGGAATCATGCGCACAGTCTATGGGAACCATGAACGCTTTGAGGCGACCTATTTTAAGAAGTTCCCTGGTTACTATGTGACAGGAGATG gCTGCCGGCGGGACCAGGATGGCTATTACTGGATCACTGGCAGGATTGATGACATGCTGAATGTATCGG GACATCTGCTGAGCACAGCAGAGGTGGAATCAGCACTTGTGGAACATGAGGCTATTGCAGAGGCAGCTGTGGTCGGCCACCCTCATCCTGTGAAGGGCGAATGCCTCTACTGCTTTGTCACCCTGTGCGATGGCTACACCTTCAGCCCCACCCTCACCGAGGAGCTCAAGAAGCAGA TTAGAGAAAAGATTGGCCCCATTGCCACTCCGGATTATATCCAGAATGCACCTGGCTTGCCTAAAACCCGCTCAG GGAAAATCATGAGGCGGGTGCTTCGGAAGATTGCTCAGAATGACCACGACCTGGGGGACACATCTACTGTGGCTGACCCAACTGTCATCTGCCAGCTCTTCAACCATCGCTGCCTGACCATCCAGTAA